The Pseudobacteriovorax antillogorgiicola genome segment TTCCCGAGTGCAGGACTACGTCCCAGAGAGCAAGGTAGCCGCAACTGTGATGACCAAAGTAAAAATTGACGAAGGTCAGGTATCTGGTCTCGCTGAGGATCTGAAAAAAAGTTTGAGCGAAAAGGAGTTAGTCAGCCTTCTTAACAGCGCAGGCATCAAACTTTCTAAGGAAAACAAAGTCGACGAAGCCATCAAGATTTACCTCGATTGCCTTGCTCACATCGAAAACAAAGAATTTGCGGGCAAGGTCCACTACAACCTCGCACTAGCGTACCAAAAGTTGGAGAACAAGGAAGAAACGAAAAAACACCTACAAAAAACTTTGGAATACATCCCAACGTTTAGCAAGGCCAGCGCCATGCTCAATAAGCTATCTAAAAGTGCTGCGTAAGCCAAATCAACTGCAACAGCTGGATTTCCCCCAGACTTACATAATTTGCTAGGATTTCGCGAGTCTACGTTCATTTCAGAACGACTCGTGAGTGGGTCTAGTCGTAGCAAAAGCCACGTCTCCACGTCACAATCTACTTTTTTTACTGAAATTTGATCGATTATTTGTTACATGATTCGACCTAAGTAGTTCTTGGCGCTCAATTTGTGAAATAGTAAAGGTTAACCTCGTGAATGTTCTAGAACGTGTTCTGCCCTTCAAGCAATTTTCTATCGTCACGCTCGTAGGATTTTTAGTCACTACAGCCCTTGCCCAGAGTTTGCTTGAGCCGCAAGCCAGCAAAGCGATATCAGCGGGCTATGTTTTCTGTTGGGCCAATATTAGCGCCCTAGCCTACCTCGGGGGTCTGCTCATCGATTCCTTAGCTTCGCGGGGAGAAAAGCAGATTTCCAAGCACCTCAAGGGCTTTGCCATGGTTTTGGGGGTCGTGAAATTTTTCGTCTTCATGCTAGTCTTATTTTTCTTAGTGGCGGTTCTCAAACTTCCTGCTCTGCATCTCTTTGCCGGTGCTCTAGCAGCAATGACACTGATGGCGTCTGCAATGAGCTTTTATTACCTTCGCTATGTCAAAGAACAAAGACTTGAAAACGAGCGCAAGCAAGAAGAGATCCGACTTGCTCGCCTCGCTAAGATGCAAAAAAGCTCTAAAGACAGGGGCAAATCACAAACTAGATATTACAGCCCAACATCTGACCCACAAAGATCGCAGCTTCGGCCCATACGATCCTCATGACCATTCACTATCGGCATCATCGATACGCCGGCAATAAAGGCGACTTGTGGAAGCACTTTATTCTTCACGAAGTCATCGGCTTACTAAACCAGCCCGCGAGAATCTTAGACTGCCACGGGGGAGCTGGCTACTACAGTCTAGCACCTGGTCAAGAGTGGAAGCGAGGACTCGGTGAGATCAGTGTTAGCCACCTGGCATCCTCCCATTGGCTGCACGACGAATGGTTTTCTGGGGTATGGCAGCGGTTTCAGGAGCGGATATATTGGGGCTCGTGGGTTCAATTAGCCCACCTGCAGAGTACACGTCAGCTCACCGTCTGTGATCATAACCCAGACGTAGTCGCTGCAATCGATAGCTCTCATGGAACCCATAACAACGTCACCCCAGTTCAAACTGACTCCTTTGCTTGGCTTCACCAGCATTACCGCGAATTTGATTTCATTTTTATGGACCCAGCCTATAGCCTGAAGGATGGTCTGGGAGATGATTGGCTCAAACTCTCCTCGTGGTTTCAGAGTACCTCTGACTCACCCCCAAGCCTGGCTTGGTACCCACTATACGGCCCAAACAAGCCCAACGACATATGTGATCGTTTTCCCGTCTCGGGTATCGAAATTCACTGGCCTACCACAAGAAAATCAGCCTTTGTGCCTAAGGGTTGTGGCCTATTTCTTAGCACAGAGCTGCTGAGTACGGCCCTGTCACCAGAGGGAAAACGGAGATGGCAGGACTTCGCCAAGCTGCTCGGCGGCGCCCTGGTGATGCGCTCGAAGACAAATTTAACGAAACGTCATCATTTCGGTGACTCTGGAACCTTCGCTTAGTAAATAGATTTAAGTTCGGGAGTCCTTGAATGTCAGCTATGGCGCTCGAAATGCATCCCGTGGAATCCACTCCTCTTGAGTCGAACCTGGCTTCACCCAACCCACCTGAAGAGCCATCAAATACCGGGGTCCTTGGAAGTAGTCTACGCGGACTTGATGAAGCC includes the following:
- a CDS encoding class I SAM-dependent methyltransferase yields the protein MTIHYRHHRYAGNKGDLWKHFILHEVIGLLNQPARILDCHGGAGYYSLAPGQEWKRGLGEISVSHLASSHWLHDEWFSGVWQRFQERIYWGSWVQLAHLQSTRQLTVCDHNPDVVAAIDSSHGTHNNVTPVQTDSFAWLHQHYREFDFIFMDPAYSLKDGLGDDWLKLSSWFQSTSDSPPSLAWYPLYGPNKPNDICDRFPVSGIEIHWPTTRKSAFVPKGCGLFLSTELLSTALSPEGKRRWQDFAKLLGGALVMRSKTNLTKRHHFGDSGTFA